One Aegilops tauschii subsp. strangulata cultivar AL8/78 chromosome 2, Aet v6.0, whole genome shotgun sequence genomic window, GAAAGTATAGGCCCTTTCATGATCATTACCAGGCTAGGTAGGAGTAACACTCAACATTAATCCATCATGTAATCAATTATTTTCATTACTGTTTTCTAGATAAGTGCATTATAACTTCGAGATAACTATTCCTTGGAACATCTCTTGATTTTCTTATCATTTGGATTGTCTTTTCACTTTCACGTCCTTTATTCACTTTCATTTCATTTCTCTGTATTTCAAATCTTCATCAAATTATGGCCATTATATAAGGCCATGACTAATTATTTGTGACATCATAAGAAGGAAATTATCAGAGCATCATAATCATATATTGTTTGCATTCCCTGCGTGTATTTGCTCCTTAGTTCAACAAAATTGATGAAACATACTAACAACATTTAAAGAAATATAGGCCTTTAATGTTGAATATTCAAAGACACCGAAAGAATATAGATGTAAAGTAAATCGGAAGTTTTGGTCTATGCCACTACCAAACTTGGGTATTCAAAGGCCGCCACTCAAAATTCAAGACTTGGGTTTGTGCCACCAGTGCTCGTAGAGAACTTAGGTACATCCCCATGTCCACCATCTCTTCTGGTGCAACCAGGTTGTCGTCTCCTTTGGGTCGTTTACTTACATTTGGGACCATGACTCGGCCACGTCAACATGAGACTAGGTTGAGCTTTCGTCCACTGCTTCTTTAAAAGAGAGCATTCACCCACTATGGGCCCAGTGAGGAGACTCGGTTGACCTATAAAAAGGACACGCGGTTGAGCCTTCATTTGCATTGGGCCCACCAGTAAGGCTTGATAGTGACACATTCCAAAAAAGTTGGCGGGTATAGACCTTTTCTTCCCGCCACTTCAACTCACGTCCTCCTGTTGCTCCACCACTGCCGCCGCTACCTCACTAATGCCATGGCCTCCATCTGCCCGGATCATGATGGTGGCGAGGGACTTAGACCTCTGGAGTCTGGAGAAAGTGTTGTTTCTCCCACCAGGGTAAGAAGTCCACCTTTATTTTGTACTTCTTTTGCAATTCGAATAGCATGGTCATGCTCTGCTACCATGCGTAGGCCGATACCTCCCAATAACTTCATGATGATGTTGAAGATTCGGCATGGGTGTCACGCCGATTATTTGTCTGATGGTAGCTTGACAATTAGTGGCCGTTTTCACTATCAATTGCCTGTAGACGCCACCGTGGTAAGTCGAAGGATCTAATCGAGCAATTTGAGAAGTATCCCTATCAGCCCAACGAGCATCACCTGCTCAGGTACTATGGCAGCGGAATGGAGAAATTTATTGATGTTGCGGATAAGGATTGTTTGTGCATTATATTTTGTAAACACATGTCTATGAGGATTGTGTTCATGTAAGTTCATATGTTAACGATCAGACTGGAGTAGAGTGTGTCATTAATGATGAGAAAACATATCCACATGTGGCTCCAGCTGGCTAGGCGACTCATGAGGATGAGGAGGCCGAAGACAAGGCAGAGGCTGTGGTAAGAAGAAGAGGATAGGTCTATGATCTCCTTTGACAGCAGGGACGACCCTGATATGAAGACTAGGACTATCTTTAATTCCGCGCAGGATCGTAGATATGCACTTACAACTTATGCCTATGGTAGAGGGTTTGAGTACATTACTGAAAAGAGTGACCAAGAAATGCTTAGGGTGTATTGTACACAAACCAAATATTGTAAATCCCGATTACATGCATCTACAATGAAAATTGGCCATCCATTGTAGGTATTCCCTTGCATACAATGGGTATTTTCATATCTTAATATTGTTCTCCCTATGTTACCCTAATAATTTTTTTGTCCATTCAAAGTCAAGGTTAACACCGAGACACACACATGTCATACAATGCCGCCAAACAAGATAAGAAAGGCCCTGCTACTTTCATCATTTTATCTTTTTGCAGTCTTTAGGAATAGAAGGACCAAGAGGAAGTTGGAAATGTAGGAATTTGTAGTTGTGGCAATGTAATTCTGTTTGAACAATATTCTAGACCTGATGTGTTGTGTTTCCTTTTGGTGAAAAATGTCGTCCAAACAGTTGAATGATTGTGCTATTTGTTTATTTATAATTATATGAATTTCTAAAAAATGTTTTATGGCCAAAATTTGGTCTCGATTAACAAAAACTGCCCAAAGTTCAAAACTACTTGGCTAACTAAGCTGAAAGTTTTCCAGTTTGTCAAATACATCTATGTAGACTTACTGAGATTTTAAAGAATTTTTGAAGACTTGAGTTTTGGTTAGTTTTGCAAAAATTGTGGCATAAGTAGGCCAAAAGGGGCCATTTCTAAGCAAGTGTTTCTCTAACTTCGAGAAATCATGCAAGATTTTTATGACAAGCTCATGTAACAATATTAGGACACCGTGCCAAGATTGATTTTTTACAAATTTAATTTTCGTTATCTATTTTTTTCTTAAAAATTAGAAAAAATATCTAAATATAGATTATTGCATAACGAATGGTGATTTTAATTCAAATTTGTCATTGCAATCGTTAAAGCACGCGAACACAAAATTTTAAGTGAAAATGAGCTCAAATGATCACTTCAAATTGCTTGTGTGGATATTTGCATGTGATTTTATAGGACATTCCACTTCATTATATCTCTTACATGTATTCCTCTCAGATTTTATCATGATATATTGTACCAGTATAAGGAATCCTTatccatttttagaatttttagaCATTCTATCTTTTTAGCCTTAAATAGTTGGAGGTAATGCTACAAACATATTACATAGAAATGAAAAAGTTTGAAGTGGAAAAGAGCTAAACTGGATAATGAAATTGGTTTGAGTGGTACAAAATTGGATACTTTAGGTGAATTTTATGAAACTTCATCGGAGATTATCCATTTAGTGAAAAACCTATTATTTTTACTTTATATACTCTATCAACTTTTTATCACGAGGTTATATGTCTATATTTGGGTACAATGCCAAGTTTTAGTTTTGTTTCACATTATTTAGATATTTTATCATTTTTTTTCGAAACCATGCAAAACTTCTGGCTTAATCTACCATAGTAGAAAGTTGAACATTTGGTCCATTACTAGTACATGACCTCAaattgcatgtatatatatacatatatgtaAATTATATGGGACACCTAGGTGCCTGCCCGTTATAGTAAGTGATATTCATTATGCATGATATACAATCCACGACATATGACTTTCCAAAACTTTGTTTGCATGCACTATCAGCTCTAATAGGCAATTATTGCTTTCCAAAAACAATATCCTACTACTTTCCTTTGCATTGATTCCTTTCCAAACAAAAAGGATATGTATATTCCTTTCCAAACAAAAAGGGTATGTATATACGCTTTGATTTTTTTACGTATCAGATATGACCAAATAATACGAAATATTGTCGCAAATGTCTATATGTGTAATTACGACGTATATTATGCATTCTTCTGATGTTTTACTTTTCAAGGTTTGTAGTGTTAAAAAAATTAGGGCCGGGTCACACTTTTTGGCGACTAATATTTCTATTCAAAATAAGGCCATCAGATAATATAAAATGTAATCCTAATTATTTTTTACTTTTAGAAATATATATGATGCATGCTGAATATCCACACAcaattttttttagttttaggaATGTACGTTGCATGCCAATACCCATACGTGATTTTTCGTACATACATGGACCTAACATATCATACCCGCATACCCTTTTTCAATATATGCATGCTTTGAAGATATACATAAAACTAATACACTTTGAACGATACATAACCCCAAAAAATGATACACCATTTTTAATACACGTAAATTATTTTGAGACCTAATATTTGAACACTTTCAAGTAGTTGCCAAGCAGAAATTGAAGGTGGAGGGAATGAAGGATTTTGCTAATTAATGGGTGGAATCCCCTCTAGGCCCTAGTTGTCCTGCACATACCGGATGGTAGAGTAGGCAAGGATCCGTCGCTGGTCTCATAGGTCCACACCCCATCAAAAATTTAACAGTAGGAGATTCACCACTTCATACCAACGTACCCTTATTACAGCCCTGTTACATCATTTTTGATACATAGATTCCAAGACCACACTTCTGTATCACAAGTCACAACTAAATGCTAGCTTACATATATCATACCTGGCATGGCTCCATCTTGGGCACATGCCCAAGTCATCCAAACTATGCAAGTGGAGCATGTGCACCGTAAGTCTATAAGGCcgaagatggtgatggtgcaacTGGATATAGTAGAACCAGGTTGGGAGGAGATTTTAGTGCCTGGACCACTTGACAGCATGTCCATTAAGCTTGAACAGTGCACCACTAAATTAATACTTTTGCTAGTAAAGGAGATTATTCTCAAAGAGGTGTCATCTCCTCGAATTTTACCACCGGGAAACCATAAGAGTAGGGTGAGCCAACCCTCTCCTCTAGGAGGTAGTGAAGATCATGTCACATTCGACGAGTTGCAACATCTAGGCATCGGTATGGAAATTAATGCAGTCAATAACTCTGAGAACTAAGAAAATTTGCAAAGAGTATTGTATCATGAAACAAGATTGAAAATGAGATCTAATAGCAGTAGTACAAGAGTACAAAACGAACATACACATTTGTTCCCACAGTTCCATACAACACAATCAGGTATTCTTAGGAGATCATAAGAGAAAATTAAATTGAACTCGAAGTCATGCAAGAAACAGGAAAACCCATGTACGGCCCTAGTGCGTGATGAACAACATATCTTGTCTCCAATTCCGAATTTGCTCAGCTTCAGTATCTGCGCTAGCCACTAATGATGACATGGTCACCCACAAAAGACGTGTATATACATGTGAAGTTGATGCAGAATAGTCCTGATGAAACCTAGTTCGTCTATCAGGTCAGGCATAACACGTTTCTGCAATTTCTGTTGGAAGAACAGAACTGTAAGAAAGTAACAATTATATATATTGTAAGAAAAGTATGTTGAAAACATAATTGAATGGAAATATTACCAGGAGTTTGTTCTTAATGTTAGACTTCGCCAAAGTGTGCATGAGTGGCACGAATGAATGATTAGTTTATCCAGTTTTATAATTGTCCAAAAACAAGTCAATACGATTAATAAACTTTTTTGCATGGCATGATTCTCCACACAATTCGTTTGTGTGTATTATCTAGTTTGAAATAAGCTACGATagggattgactattcgtcaccctgggtgaggaatagttattcttcacccacCTCTATTTTAACATCTATGCAACGTAATTTTACGTTTCGTAAATTTTTGCCTTATTTTAGAGATAAAAGAGAACGTAAGAAAACCTATAATCGTCGTAAAAAAAATTATGTTACGTAAAATTACAAATGTAAAAACATGGTGTAAAATGTACATAAAATACATTTTTTGACCTATATTTTTTTGTTAATGCCAAATTTTATACAGTAAATCAATATGAATGTAACTATTTGTATTTTAAATTTAATTTATTTATGAAATggtcgtaagattacctcgggtgaagaataaattattctgcaccctgggtgatgaatagtaatactatatatatatatatatatatatatatatatatatatatatatatatatatatatatatatatatatatatatatatatatatatatatatatatatatatatatatatatatatatatatatatatatatatatatatatatatatatatatgcaagTCGAGAGCAACTAGTAATGAATGTCAAATTAGTACGGTAGTAAGTAATACCTATACTATGCGAACATGGATGCAATAGAAAGGATAATTTTACGAAGTTATGTTTAAAAGATCATATATGGATGAGTGACTGGATCATTGGACTGTTGCACAAAGATGGAGCAAGCAGGGTTGCCTCTAAAGTGAGGTACATTTCCTTATCAACTCAGAGGCCATATAGTTCCATAAATTAGGTCCAATTGTTGCTGGTGAAAGAGATTATTTCTTGTTCGTTCCTAAAAAGGACACTCAAAGTAAAGCTTTCTTTTGTCTCAAGGAAAGTTGTAACTTTAGTTATGTCAAAAAAAATGTTGACCTTCTCTAAGAAATCGTGTGCATTGCAAAGTAGTGGATGACCCAATGAAAATGAAAGCAAATAAAGAAGTGGTTCTTACATAGCAATATTAACTGATTTGTTTTACAACAGGTGTGCTGGTCTATCAGCGAATTACAGTCTTTAGAAAGTATGTTGAGATAACCATATGTACAATTAATTCTCAAATATAGCAACCGTGATGTTACAAAAGTTGACAATTGTAAAGTGGGTAGATCTGATTATGTAGTTGGTATGAAGAACATGTTTTATGTATAGTTGGATACTGATGTAGCAATAGGTAAAGTATAGGCCGTGGTGTGTAGGTTAAAATATGTATGAAAGGAGTAATATATTAAAAGATTTTCAATATCACAGAATGGCAGAGTGAATAATGTTTAGTTTACAAAAGAAATGTATGTTGCACTGATGAGAATAGTCATGAGCAAATAATCAAAAGCAGTTCAGTGAATGTTTCATATGGACTTAATTACACATAAGTTGGATCCACATTTTGTTTAGTGAATAAGTTACCACATAATTACAAATAGTCTACAATGAACTAACAagcaaatatgacatatgatgatTAAGATTTCAGTAGTTATTTAAAACTCGTCGTTCTTTCTCTGAAGTGTGTGTTCTGGAAGGAAGAGGGAGAAGCACTTGTTCTTCACAACGTTCTCATCACCACGCAAGCCTCTGAGACCGTAACATATTGCGCACTAGAGAATTACGAACAATCCATTTAGTACAAAATTAGCTTTCGACCTTGATTTGAACGAGATTAAGAGAGAGATATGTTAATTTACCTCCATTTGATGCACTGCATTCAGCTACATTGGGGTTTTCTTGCCCAGGGCAAGTTGGGACAATAATAATAGATGGTTGCTGATGGTTGGAGCCGTGGACTTCCAACTACCGGTGGTAGCAACATTTGGTAGGAGTGAGGACATAATATATCTAGAGGATGACACTGGAAAGGAAGAAGATGAGGGGAAAAGAGCAGCAGCAAATAAGTTGATGCGTCTACGGACTAGGCACGACAGAAATAAGTGTTCCGTAATCGAAACCACGACGTGTGGGATGGGCGCATGAAAAAAAAAGTATGAAACAACCAAACTCACGGAGAGTTGTTCTAGTGGTAGGTTTCACACAACGAAACTTGGTATGTACATATGTGTGTGTAATGCAAGTTTTGACGGACAGAACTTAAACTACGATTGTAAGTTAGAAAAGAAACGGGAGGTAAGTTTCGTAGAATGTAACTTGACAGAACAAGATCTATAAGGTTAGAAGCATGAAATCGTAATGTCATATGTGTTATCTTTTCAAGGAATTCTACATGAAATTGAGCAGCTCAAAGGACTTCTCGGTATTCCTTTTGCTCTTGAACTAGTTATCTTAGCTTCTTAGGCAATCTAGAACACCAGAAATGGCTTCGTCTTCAAGGATTTGGTTCCTTGCAGCTGTAGGCGGAAATTTAAGGAGGAGCTCAAGTGGATTTTGCTGCGAGCCCAGAGACTGTCTTACCACAACTTTGAATCATGGGTGAACTCCTTTAGATAGTTCCCCTTTTGATTCTGCCGTTGTGTTTGTTGCATTATTTTCTTTTATTAAATAGGTTTTGTTTATTTTCTGTCAGTATATATTCCTTTTCCTTGTTTGTTTGTTTGAGGACCTTCTTTTGTATCCTTTATTCCAAAAATCAATAAAAATACGTAGCAGTCCTGTTGTTTTCCTAAAAAAAAGACGAGCAAAGAATTGAAAGAAAGAACATACTCCACTCAGTTTCATGCATGTAGTCATAATGACAATTAGCTACTTCCTCCACTCAGTTTCTTTGCATGCATGCGGAGTATTAATGATCCCAGTAAACAAGAAGAAAAGTTAACTTGTAAAGCAGGCATTAAATTTTACATTGTTACATGTAATTcaagtttgtggccttgtatataaaaatggaggaaGTAGATGAAGAAGGTGAACAGTAACAATGGCTGGCTGGAACATGATTGAAAAGAACAGCCGCTTTAAAAATAAAGAACGAATTGAACAAAATGGGATGATCCAGCCTACGTACACGAACATAAATGTAGAAAAACAGTCATGATCCAGAAACGTACACGAACAAGTTTACGGATCACGACGTAAACCAACGGCTCTAGACGGATGTGCCTCTGTGAATTTCTGGCTTGTATCATCTCAATTATCTCAGCACAATCCAAATTAAGCATACTCCATTGCTCCTCAGTTGGTTAATTAGCAATGATTAGGCCGTGGACGACTGCATAAGCTTCGGCCATTCATCGGGGCCTTCGGCCATTCTCCAGACCACGTGCATCCGACACCACAGCGCCGGTTGTGCCGGTTAATGTGTCTACATCAAAGTAGACATCAACGTTTAACACTTTGACAACTTTCACCAccaccccgcaaaaaaaaaaatcacCACCCCACTCAGTGGCTTTCCCGACACATGATTTCTAATCTTTGGCTTCGCAGTTGATTGGCTTTTGATTTTACGTCCATATCAAAAAAGCACACCACAATGATATACCCTCATCAGACGGCATCCGaatcttttcttcttctttcagCATCAGAGCAGCTGTGCATGTCTCGTTGGCCATTAATtcctccctcccttttcctttcCACATTCCTTCGCCCTCATTCTTCTCATCAACACAAACACATCTTCCACCATCAGCAGCCGAGGCAGCCGGTAAGACACATTGGCCAGCAGGACTGTACTGCCGCAGCAGGAGTGTACACTGTAGATGATGGACTGGGCCCCTGTGGTGGTAGGGGTGGTGTTGTTCGTGGTGCTCTCGCCGGGGCTGCTGTTCGAGCTGCCGGGGACGTATGGGAGGATCGACTTCGGCGGCCTCCGCACCACGGGCAAGTCCATCTTCGTCCACACCCTTGTCTTCTTCACCATCTTCGCCGTCATCATCCTCGGGTTCGAAGTCCACATCTACACCGGCGCCTAGCTAGCTGCATATGCATTACATGCCTGTGTGCCTTACCTAATGAAGCACCTCTCGCCAACGTTGCCACTCCGATCAGCATGCGCCCTGTTTCATATGCGTGTGGTTAATTGATTAGTCAAGGTGGGCACGTACTACCTCCGATCCAAAATAGTTGCGCAGTTTCGAATTAAGGTTAATTCAATCTTAATTTAAACATGTGACACTTATTATGAATCAAAGTGAGTAGTTTATTACTATCTCTGTAACGTCTTATATTAAATTACACAGAACGTGGATACTGTAAAGTAGTTCAGCGAACTGCATCTTATTGTTCAGCCTGTACCAAGCAATCAAAGTCTTAATTAACATACAGCTTCTCATGACCTTTCGTTGGATTCATCAACATCGGCATAGTTTCGTTTCATTTGGTCTTTTGTCATAGGGTTTGTGGTACATCATGGACGATCCATTTTGATGACCTCGGACTTTATACTCCATCCGTCCAAAAAAGCTTGTCCCTTATATGGATGTATCTAACACCAaattagtgctagatacatccattcgaGAAACAAGCTTGGGACAAGCTTTTCCAGACGGAGGAAGTATTTATGTAAGTTGTTTCATAGGTGCTAGGCTTTGGATGGCATCGGTTAATAACCAATACAGTCTTTCTAAATCTCAGTCAACTGAGATTTCATTATATCTCAGTCGATGCTATATTCATAAGATCTGACATTGAGATCCGTGCatatttttctttcttctttcttaaATGTTATGTCACTTGACTGAGACCTAGCCACACTCTAACCAGTAATATATGGTTGTGTGCATCACTCGATGCAGAGGCCGAGATTTATTACCTTTTTTCAAGGAGAAATAAATAGAAACATACTAAAATAAGTTGGAGGACCATGTAACGCTGGCCATTCAAAATGAAACACATTGGCGTTATTTTTCTAAAACACTCACGCAACTCAAATATACAGTCATAGAGAGATTACAAACTAAATATATGTCATATATTTAGTTTGTAGATGCAAACTTGGAGAGCAAGTGAAAAGTTCTCCATTAATCTTGATCAATTACGTGTTTTTTACACAAATATAATAGAGATTACTTCCCCATTCTATTGGCTTTTCTTCTTTATTTGTGCTACTAGATGACCTGTTGTGCTATTGACGCACATACCAACTGCAACCCAGAAAGTAAGTGAATTATATGAGGTATTTTCCCTAAATTGTCTACAACATTGGAATACGCTTGTAATACTACGTTTATACAGCTGTCCTTCGTGCTCGGCATAAGCGTTAGGTTGGCGAATGATGCGCCAGGCCTCCGGCACGTCCTTGGTAACTCCTTCCATTAGATGTAGGCCAGGATGGGCCCGATCCATGTTGGGATAACCACGCGGTCTCGTAGCCACGTGACTGGTTGTGGCCTCTCAGTCAGAGAGGAGTGATCCACCCGAATTCACCCTGGTTTTGGATGCTGTTGGGCTGGCCGGTTGGTTTGCTTACCTTGGTTCGCGGCCCTTCCATGCTTCCTTGGTTGTTCGGTATAAGGTTGTCATGTGATTCATGGGTCAAATTAGCGTCTAATGGCGTGGTGGGCCGGCCATTTCCCTGCTTCTGGTTTACCTCCTTTTGCTCGGCTCTTGCCCGGGTGGAAGCCTGGTCGTTCCGTAAGGTTGCCTTTCAGATATCATTTACACGTgcctaactctcttcctatgatTTGGCCCGCTACGTCATCCACAAAGACAAATTGCAGCCACGAAGCAAATCAACTGTGAGGCCCGATCTGCTACAACTACAACACAATGCTATGTAATGGTATGCCAAATTAATATTGCACCATGGCATACCATAGGGGGGCGTCTGGTTCCTCACACGCAAGCTGCGTTTCATAAAATCTTTCATGAAGTCATCGTTCGTCGGGGCAATTGGTCAAGGAGCGTCACATGACTACATGCCGGCCAAGGTAACACCAAACCGGACAAAGCAAGCAACATGGCTTTGACCCGAACTAATTACAGCCGAAAATTACGTGAACTATTTTAGCTACCTTTTTACCCCGCATAAATAGGTCTATTTGAATACAGTTGTATGGCAAAATGGTAACAACCTTTCCTGTTTTCTGAAGACTGCAAGCCGAACACACCCAAACAACTTTGATAGACACGTCTGGGCTAGCTCTTGCCTCTTGGCCCGTATATGATGACCTGGCATGTGATGAGACTCTTCCGCATGGCTATGTCAGCTTGATACGGTTGCCAGAGGGCTTGTTGGGAAGTCAATCGTCAGCCTGCTTTGAATGGACATCCAGGGTTTACCTACATAAAGAACCTCGCACAGATGGGTGTCCTAAGGGCGTGCTTTGGGAGGTGAGCCCGACCTTTGATCGCTGCGGTCTGGATGGGCAGTGTGTTTTGGGACCCCTGACTGGAAAACCTATGAACAACATATCTTATGAGCGATCCGGACAGGGGCAAAAAAACAGATGCAACCAGAATTTAGGTGAACTACTTGAAGGACGTTCTTCGTAGATTGTGTGCAACTGATCATGTTTCTATTGGTTTGTATTTGCCTTGCATTTACTAATGACATACAATGATGATCGATTCACATATCTTTCTTTGGTAATACATAAGTTGTTTGCTTGAGGAGGTGGATTGATGTAACGCCTGGATATTTGAGCTACAATAAAActtctgctaatgatgccacgtcacctccgtcaCATGCTAATCACGTGTTAGTTCAAAACGTTtcaaatttaaatttgaattaatgACAAACAAccaaagttttcaaacattaaaaaaatgttcgGAATGTGACTTAATTAAGTTTACTAAATTAGGTACAACCTATgtattttttcaaaaaataaaatgttaggtaaataaagagaaaacagaaaagaaaataaagaaaaaggGAATAGatcaaaaacagaaaacaaactAACAAAAAAATGAAAGGGAAACCCCCTCCCCCTCACTAGGCTTTGGCCCAGCTCacagcaggccggcccacctaGCCCAACCGGCCGGCCCCACCCCCACTCACATTATCCCCTCACCTATCGAAACCCAAACCGCACACCCGCACTCCCCTCCCCCCACGTCCCTCTccccctccccgatccagatcggatcggggaaCGAACCCCCACGTCGCCCCGACCCCGTCGACGATCCCCGCCGCCTCGCTGTCCTCCTCCTCGACACCTCGCTGGAGCTGCCCCGCCGTCCTcgccatcgtcgtcgtcgtccccaTCTTCCTCCCTGAGCCCCACTGCCCCGTGCCCTACAGCCCCGCGGTGAGGCTCcggcctcctctctccctcgccccgcGTGCTCACCGTGCGCCGTCCGCCCCCGTCTCTGCTCCTGCGCCCCACCGTggccatcgcccgcgcgcgccctggccgcgcgcccgcgtcggccaAGCCCCGCCTTGCCCCCGTCGTGCCCACTCCCGCAGCCCCGCTACTGCCGCGCCCTGCTCGTCGTCGCTTGTTGCTCGCCCATCGTGGCCACGCTCACCGCCATCTCGCGTGTGCCCGCTCGCTCGTGGCCTCGGCCACCACGCCTGCAGCCCCCACCGCGCGCACCCGCAGTCGCCCGCGACCTGCTGCTGCTGCACTGCTCCGCCGCGCCGCGCCTGCTCTGCAGCCCCGCAGCGCCCACACGAGCCCCTGCTCGGCGGCCAGCGCGCGTCCGCCGCTGTGCCCGCGCTCGCCGCCCGCCCGCGCGCCACGCCGCTCCCCTCGCCGCCtgcgccgtgctcgtcgtcgtCCCCTGCCCGGCGCCACTCCGGCCTCCTCGCTGCCCG contains:
- the LOC120973424 gene encoding uncharacterized protein → MMDWAPVVVGVVLFVVLSPGLLFELPGTYGRIDFGGLRTTGKSIFVHTLVFFTIFAVIILGFEVHIYTGA